From the genome of Triticum aestivum cultivar Chinese Spring chromosome 3B, IWGSC CS RefSeq v2.1, whole genome shotgun sequence, one region includes:
- the LOC123066544 gene encoding disease resistance protein RGA5, with protein MEIAIGAIGPLLRKLGELLIGELTMEKRVRKGYECIVTELTMMHDALCKVAEVPADQLDKGVKIWAGKVKELSYQMEDIVDAYMVRVEDGGEPTNPKNKVKKILKKVKRLFKNGKDLHRISDALEEVVLQAKQLAKLRQRYEQGMRYPTTSTSVDPRMMALYTDMSELVGIEETRDELINMLTEGDDWLNHPLKTVSIVGFGGLGKTTLAKSAYEKIKGQFDCDAFISVSQNPDKKKVFKNILYELDKNKYARIRGEEWEENHLIDEIIEFLNGKRYLIIIDDIWDKGVWKLIKCAFSKKSPGSRLITTTRIVSVSEACCSSRDDIYKMKHLSDDVSRVLFCKRVFYKKGCPQELVQVSEDILKKCGGIPLAIISIASLLANNNQRKTKDQWYTLLNSIGRGLTEDQSLEEMKKILLFSYYDLPSYLKPCLLYLSIFPEDHKIMRDRLIWRWISECLVYSDKQETSLYELGHSYFNELVNRSMIQPIGIAGEEKVLACRVHDMVLDLICSLSSEENFVTILDGTRRKMHNSENKVHRLSIQNSKIDVDTIRMENVRSLTVFTSDVVGKVLDISSFQVLRVLDLEGSDVSDVGYVGNLLHLRYIGLKDTNVKDLPMEIGKLQFLLTLDIRGSKIKVLPSSVAQLKHLMCLYVDRCMMLPSGIGNLTSLEVLDELGLSNKDLDFVTELGHLTKLRVLQVDCDGFDEIMDKALEESISNMYKLDSLDICVPIGPINFMKEGCVLPLQLRRLSLPTENGWFDTLPTWINPSSFSLLSYLDITILRVQLEDIQFLGILPALCFLRLMDYYNYHGEHIVEMSALSSVHQGEYQGESGALFPCATECRFCFIGAMPSMFPRGAAPRLKCLEFSLPAEWVYRENFKLGMRHLPSLKQLDILLVVRKEASDQEADEAEAALRAAAEAEDHPNHPILRYFEARVG; from the exons ATGGAGATTGCCATAGGGGCCATTGGCCCTCTCCTCCGGAAGCTCGGTGAGCTGCTCATCGGCGAGCTCACCATGGAGAAACGAGTGAGGAAAGGCTACGAGTGTATTGTGACAGAGCTCACAATGATGCATGATGCCCTCTGCAAGGTGGCGGAAGTGCCGGCGGACCAGCTTGATAAGGGGGTGAAGATCTGGGCAGGAAAGGTAAAGGAGTTGTCCTATCAAATGGAAGACATTGTTGATGCTTACATGGTGCGTGTGGAGGATGGTGGTGAGCCTACCAACCCGAAGAACAAAGTCAAGAAGATACTCAAGAAGGTCAAAAGATTATTCAAGAATGGCAAGGATCTCCATCGGATCTCTGATGCTCTGGAAGAAGTGGTTCTTCAAGCTAAGCAGTTAGCCAAGCTGCGCCAAAGGTATGAGCAAGGGATGCGATATCCTACCACTAGTACTAGTGTTGACCCTCGCATGATGGCCCTATATACAGATATGTCAGAACTCGTAGGCATTGAAGAAACACGAGACGAGTTGATCAACATGTTGACTGAAGGTGATGATTGGTTGAATCATCCATTGAAGACGGTCTCTATTGTTGGATTTGGTGGGTTGGGCAAGACAACTCTTGCCAAATCTGCATATGAAAAGATCAAAGGGCAATTCGATTGTGATGCTTTTATTTCGGTTTCTCAGAATCCCGACAAGAAGAAAGTCTTCAAGAATATTCTCTATGAACTTGACAAGAACAAGTATGCACGCATTCGTGGTGAAGAATGGGAAGAAAATCATTTGATCGATGAAATCATCGAATTCCTTAATGGCAAGAG GTACCTCATCATAATTGATGACATATGGGATAAAGGTGTGTGGAAATTAATCAAGTGTGCTTTCTCCAAGAAGAGTCCTGGAAGTCGATTAATCACGACAACCCGCATTGTTAGTGTCTCTGAAGCATGCTGCTCTTCTAGGGATGATATTTACAAAATGAAACATCTTTCTGATGATGTATCAAGAGTGCTTTTCTGTAAAAGAGTATTTTACAAGAAAGGGTgtcctcaagagttggtgcaagtATCCGAAGACATTTTGAAGAAATGTGGTGGCATACCATTAGCTATTATTTCTATAGCAAGTCTCCTGGCTAATAATAATCAGAGAAAAACCAAGGACCAATGGTATACTTTGCTCAATTCCATTGGCCGTGGACTCACGGAAGATCAAAGTTTGGAGGAGATGAAAAAGATATTATTATTCAGCTATTATGATCTACCCTCATATCTGAAACCTTGTTTATTATATCTTAGCATCTTCCCAGAAGACCACAAGATTATGAGAGATAGACTGATATGGAGATGGATATCTGAATGTCTTGTTtatagtgataaacaagaaactagcTTATATGAGCTCGGTCATAGCTACTTCAATGAGCTAGTAAATAGAAGTATGATCCAGCCAATAGGCATTGCTGGTGAAGAAAAGGTATTGGCTTGCCGTGTACATGACATGGTGCTTGACCTCATATGCTCATTGTCAAGTGAAGAGAACTTTGTTACAATACTAGATGGCACCAGAAGAAAAATGCATAACTCAGAAAACAAGGTACACAGATTGTCCATCCAAAATAGCAAGATAGATGTGGATACCATTAGGATGGAGAATGTGAGATCTCTTACTGTTTTCACAAGTGATGTTGTTGGGAAAGTGTTGGATATTTCAAGTTTTCAAGTTCTGCGCGTGTTGGATTTAGAAGGTTCTGATGTCTCAGATGTTGGGTATGTGGGAAATCTGTTACATTTGAGGTACATAGGGCTAAAAGATACTAATGTTAAGGACCTTCCAATGGAAATAGGGAAGCTGCAGTTTTTGCTTACCTTGGACATCAGAGGTAGTAAGATAAAGGTACTGCCGTCGAGTGTTGCTCAGCTAAAACACCTGATGTGCCTGTATGTTGACAGGTGTATGATGCTGCCATCTGGAATAGGTAACCTAACTTCCCTAGAAGTGCTAGATGAGCTGGGGTTATCTAACAAGGATCTCGATTTTGTGACAGAACTGGGCCATCTGACCAAGCTCAGGGTGCTCCAGGTTGACTGTGATGGTTTTGATGAGATCATGGACAAAGCTTTGGAGGAATCCATTAGTAATATGTACAAATTGGACAGTTTGGATATATGTGTCCCTATTGGGCCAATCAATTTCATGAAGGAAGGTTGTGTGCTTCCTTTACAACTCCGAAGATTGTCTTTGCCAACAGAGAACGGTTGGTTTGATACACTGCCGACATGGATCAATCCTTCATCGTTTTCTCTCCTCTCTTATCTGGACATAACGATTCTGAGAGTGCAATTGGAGGACATCCAGTTTCTTGGCATCCTGCCTGCTCTTTGTTTTCTTCGGTTGATGGATTATTATAATTACCACGGAGAGCATATAGTGGAAATGTCTGCCCTTTCCTCTGTTCACCAAGGAGAGTACCAAGGAGAGTCTGGTGCTTTATTCCCATGCGCGACAGAGTGCCGCTTCTGTTTTATTGGTGCCATGCCGTCTATGTTTCCAAGAGGAGCTGCACCAAGGCTTAAATGCCTTGAGTTCTCCTTACCAGCTGAGTGGGTGTACCGTGAAAACTTTAAATTGGGCATGCGGCACCTCCCGTCCCTCAAGCAACTCGATATCTTATTAGTTGTTAGGAAAGAAGCTAGCGACCAGGAGGCGGATGAAGCAGAGGCTGCGTTGAGGGCCGCAGCGGAGGCGGAAGACCACCCCAACCATCCCATTCTTAGATATTTTGAAGCCCGTGTAGGGTAA
- the LOC123072377 gene encoding disease resistance protein PIK6-NP, translating to MHDALCKVAEVPGDQLDKGVKIWAGKVKELSYQMEDIVDAYMVRVEDGGEPTNPKNKVKKILKKVKRLFKNGKDLHRISDALEEVVLQAKQLAELRQRYEQGMRDPTTSTSVDPRMMALYTDVSELVGIEETRDELINMLTEGDDWLMHPLKTISIVGFGGLGKTTLGKSAYDKIKGQFDCDAFISVSQNPDKKKVFKNILYEPDKNKYAHIRGEEWEEKHLIDEIIEFLNGKRYLIIIDDIWDKDVWKLIKCAFSNKSPGSRLITTTRIVSVSEACCSSRDDIYKMEPLSNDVSRVLFCKRVFYEKECPQELVQVSEDILKKCGGLPLAIISIASLLANNRQMKTKDQWYTFLNSIGRGLTEDQSLDEMRNILLFSYYDLPSYLKPCLLYLSIFPEDHKIMRDILIWRWISEGLVYSDKQETSLYELGDSYFNELVNRSMIQPTSIDDEGNVNGCRVHDMVLDLICSLASEENFVTILDGTRSKMPNSEIKVRRLSIQNSKIDVETTRMKHIGSLSVFTSDVVGKVLDISSFQVLRVLDLEGCKNVSDVGYVGNLLHLRYLGLNGTRVKDLPMEIGKLQFLLTLDLWETRIRVLPSSVVQLRRLMCLYVDDDTKMPSGIGKLASLEVLMNLGLSDMDLDFMKELGHLTKLRVLWLNCCGFDKSLGKALEKSISNMHKLDSLDVFDLDGHINYLREDWVPPPQLRRLAFVSSLSWFETLPSWINPSSLPLLSYLQITLVKVRSEDIELLGILPALVFLGISYYSRSKEAHEMEAPDLSSDVLFPCATKCRFFDIGVLPSMFRQGAAPRLKHLCFTFPAKWISRENIDLDMRHLPSLERVEVHLIKKGASRQEVDEAEAALWAAAEDHPNHPVLDIRSYR from the exons ATGCATGATGCCCTCTGCAAGGTGGCGGAAGTGCCGGGGGACCAGCTTGATAAGGGGGTGAAGATCTGGGCAGGAAAGGTCAAGGAGTTGTCCTATCAAATGGAAGACATTGTTGATGCTTACATGGTGCGTGTGGAGGATGGTGGTGAGCCTACCAacccgaagaacaaagtgaagaagATACTCAAGAAGGTGAAAAGATTATTCAAGAATGGTAAGGACCTCCATCGGATCTCTGATGCTCTGGAAGAAGTGGTTCTTCAAGCTAAGCAGTTAGCTGAGCTACGCCAAAGGTATGAGCAAGGGATGCGAGATCCTACCACTAGTACTAGTGTTGACCCTCGCATGATGGCCCTATACACAGATGTGTCAGAACTTGTAGGCATTGAAGAAACACGAGATGAGTTGATCAACATGTTGACTGAAGGTGATGATTGGTTGATGCATCCATTGAAGACAATCTCTATTGTTGGATTTGGTGGGTTGGGTAAGACAACCCTTGGCAAATCAGCATATGACAAGATCAAAGGGCAATTCGATTGTGATGCTTTTATTTCGGTTTCTCAGAATCCCGACAAGAAGAAAGTCTTCAAGAATATTCTCTATGAACCTGACAAGAACAAATATGCACACATTCGTGGTGAAGAATGGGAAGAAAAGCATCTGATCGATGAAATCATCGAATTCCTTAATGGCAAGAG GTACCTCATCATAATTGATGACATATGGGATAAAGATGTGTGGAAATTAATAAAGTGTGCTTTCTCCAATAAGAGCCCTGGAAGCCGACTAATCACGACAACCCGCATCGTTAGTGTCTCTGAAGCATGCTGCTCTTCTAGGGATGATATCTACAAAATGGAACCTCTTTCTAATGATGTATCAAGAGTGCTCTTCTGTAAAAGAGTATTTTACGAGAAAGAGTgtcctcaagagttggtgcaagtATCTGAAGACATTTTGAAGAAATGTGGTGGCTTACCATTAGCTATTATTTCTATTGCAAGTCTCCTGGCTAATAATCGTCAGATGAAAACAAAGGACCAATGGTATACTTTTCTCAATTCCATTGGTCGTGGACTCACAGAAGATCAAAGTTTGGATGAGATGAGAAATATATTATTATTCAGCTATTATGATCTACCCTCATATCTGAAACCTTGTTTATTATATCTTAGCATCTTCCCAGAAGACCACAAGATTATGAGAGATATACTGATATGGAGATGGATATCCGAAGGTCTTGTTTacagtgataaacaagaaactagcTTATATGAGCTTGGTGATAGCTACTTCAATGAGCTAGTAAATAGAAGTATGATCCAGCCAACAAGCATTGATGATGAAGGAAATGTAAATGGTTGCCGTGTACATGACATGGTGCTTGACCTTATATGCTCATTAGCAAGTGAAGAAAACTTTGTCACAATACTAGATGGCACCAGAAGTAAAATGCCTAACTCAGAGATCAAGGTTCGCAGATTGTCCATTCAAAATAGCAAGATAGATGTGGAAACCACTAGGATGAAGCACATCGGATCTCTTAGTGTTTTCACAAGTGATGTTGTTGGGAAAGTGTTGGATATTTCAAGTTTTCAAGTTCTGCGCGTGTTGGATTTAGAAGGCTGTAAAAATGTCTCAGATGTTGGGTATGTCGGGAATCTGTTGCATTTGAGGTACTTGGGGCTAAACGGTACTCGTGTTAAGGACCTTCCCATGGAAATAGGGAAGCTGCAGTTTTTGCTTACCTTGGATTTATGGGAGACTAGGATAAGAGTATTGCCATCGAGTGTTGTTCAGCTAAGACGTCTGATGTGCCTGTATGTTGATGATGACACGAAGATGCCATCTGGAATAGGTAAGCTGGCTTCCCTAGAAGTACTAATGAACCTGGGGTTATCTGACATGGACCTTGATTTTATGAAAGAATTGGGCCATCTAACCAAGCTCAGGGTGCTCTGGCTTAACTGCTGTGGTTTTGATAAGAGCCTGGGTAAAGCTTTGGAGAAATCCATTAGTAATATGCACAAACTGGACAGTCTAGATGTATTTGACCTTGATGGACACATCAATTACCTGAGAGAAGATTGGGTGCCTCCTCCACAACTCCGTAGACTGGCTTTCGTGTCAAGTCTAAGTTGGTTCGAGACATTGCCGTCATGGATTAATCCTTCATCGCTTCCTCTCCTTTCCTATCTGCAAATAACGTTGGTCAAAGTGCGATCCGAGGACATCGAGCTTCTTGGCATCCTGCCTGCTCTTGTTTTTCTTGGGATATCGTATTATTCTAGGTCCAAAGAAGCACATGAGATGGAAGCGCCGGACCTTTCCTCTGATGTGTTATTCCCATGTGCGACAAAGTGTCGCTTCTTTGATATTGGTGTCCTGCCGTCTATGTTTCGACAAGGAGCTGCGCCAAGGCTTAAACACCTTTGCTTCACCTTCCCAGCAAAGTGGATCTCCCGTGAAAACATTGATTTGGACATGCGGCACCTCCCTTCCCTGGAGCGAGTTGAGGTTCATCTTATCAAGAAGGGAGCTAGCCGTCAGGAGGTGGatgaagcggaggctgcgctgtggGCCGCAGCGGAGGACCACCCCAACCATCCCGTCCTTGATATCCGATCCTATCGCTGA